One Archangium violaceum genomic window, CTGCGCCTCGTCCCCGGCAGGCCCGCACCCGAGCCCGATGGCACCTCGCGCGTCTCCATCGACCTGTGGCCCACCGCCCACCGCTTCCTCGCGGGCCACCGCCTCCGGCTCCAGGTCTCCAGCGGTGCCCACCCGCGCTTCGCTCGCAACACCGGCAGTGGTGAGCCGCTCGCCACCGCGAAGACGCTCGTCCCCGCCGACCAGAGCGTCTTCCACGACCCCGCCCACCCCTCCGCCCTCATCCTCCCCGTCATGGGCTGAGCATCGGGCTCGAAGCCCCACCGGCAGGGGAGGCACGGCTGGCCCGCTCGGCTCCCCTCCGGCCCAATGCGGCATTCCTGACGGACGGGCAGGCAGCCACGTGTGGGGGTGGGCATCCGCCGCGCTCTTTCCTCCCCGCGAGGGGGAGGGCGTGCGAAGGTATCGCCCCCATGAGCAACGCCCTCTACCGAGACTGTGCCCGGCTCTTCATGGTGGGCTTCCCCGGCCCGCGCATCGACGACGACTTCGCCGCGCTGATGGATGACGGCATCTTCGGTGCCATCCTCTTCAAGCGGAACGTGGGGACGGCGCAGGAGACGGCCGCCCTGTGCCGCGACATCAAGTCACGCGCGCGCCGGCCCTTCATCCTCTCGGTGGACCAGGAGGGCGGACGCGTGGCCCGGTTGCGTGACGTGCCCTTCACCACCCTGCCCCCCATGCGCGAGCTCGGCCAGCGCGGAGACCTGGTGCTCGTGGAGCGCATGGGGCGGCTGCTCGCGCACGAGCTGCGCGCGGTGGGCTTCGACTGGGACTTCGCGCCCGTGCTGGACGTGGACACCAACCCCACCAACCCCGTCATCGGCGACCGCAGCTTCAGCCGCGACCCGGACGAGGTGGGGCGCATGGGCGTGGCGCTCGCCCGGGGCCTGGAGGCCGGTGGCGTGGCCTCGTGCGGCAAGCACTTCCCCGGGCATGGAGACACCACCTCGGACAGCCACCTGACGCTGCCCCGGCTCCCGCATGACATGGAGCGCCTGCGCCGCGTGGAGCTGGTGCCCTTCCGTGCCTTCGCCCAGGCGGGGCTCGCCTCGTTGATGACGGCGCATGTGCTCTTCGACGCGCTCGACCTGAAGGTGCCCGCCACCATGAGCCACCGCGTGCTGCACGGCGTGCTGCGCGAGGAGCTGGGCTTCGACGGCGTGCTCGTGAGCGATGACCTGGAGATGAAGGCCATCGCGGACCACTACTCGGTGGAAGAGGCCGCGGTGCAGGGCACGCTCGCCGGGGTGGACCTGTTCCTCGTGTGCCACCAGGCGGACGTGCAGCGGCGGGCCATCGAGGCGCTGGTGCGCGCGGTGGAGTCCGGCCGCGTGCCGCGCGCGCGCATCGAGGAGGCCCACCGTCGACTGGCCCGGCTCGAGGCGCGCTTCGCGCGCGGCCCCGAGGACCGGCTGGCCACGCTCGGCGACGCCCAGCACCGCGCGCTCGCCGAGGGGCTCGCCAGCAGCTTCAGCGGGAAGGATCCCACCGAGGTGATGCTGGCGTCCCGTCCCGTCTGACCGGGACGCCGGACTGGCTACTTGCCGGGAACGCCGGAGGGAACGCCGCTGGAGGGAGTCGGGGTATTGCCGCCCTGCACATCGGTGCCAGCCCCCGTGACGCCCCGGCCCTTGGTGCCCGTGCTCTGACTCCCCTCGAGGCCCGCGCCGCCCGTGCCCGCATCCTGGGTCATGACATCACCCTGGGTGCCCTGGGCTCCTTGCCGCGCGTCCTCGGAGCCACCGAGCCCCTGATCCTCGAGGCTCACGCTTCCCGAGCCGCCCATACCGCTCTGCTCCTCGAGGCCCACGCTGCCCGAGCCGCCCGTCCCCATCTCGTTCTGCGCTTCGTCGCCCCCCCGATTGGTGTTCGTGCACCCCGGGAACAACAGCGAGGCCGAAGCCAGCGCCCCCACCACCAGCCACCTGCGAATGTTTCCGCGCATGTTCGCTCCTCCATTCCGGGCAACCGTCATCGACAGCCCGGTGAATCCAGATGTGTCCAGACCTCGGGTAGACCCCTCCCGTGACGGCGGGATCGGCCGGCACCGCACGGCCCCCGCGCCATCGCCGGGAGAGGACTCCGCCTCTGGCGCTAACGGCGCAGGGGCTCGCGGGGCTTCTGGGTCGCGTCCGCGGGCTCGAGGTTCTCCCCGGGGAGACTCCGAGCGGCGGGCTCGTCATTCGCCGGCGCGATCATCGTGCTCTCGGGACCCTGGGCCTCGTACGCTGCGCCACTGCCCCCCATCCCCTGCTGTCTCCGTTGTTCGATCAGGGCACGTTCCCCGAGGTCGAACGGCAAGGAGCGGCCCGGAGTTCCTTCCGCCTGGGGCGTCCGGGGATCGATGCTGGTGGGGATGTCCTTGATGGTGCCGTTGTAGCCGACCTGGACCGGATTCCGGACGAAGCCGGGCGAGAAGGATTCGTTCCCAGGATGCTGCGCGGACTCACAGGCGGAAACCAGCCACGCGGCCGAAGCCAGCGCCCCCAACACCCCCCACCGTTTGAAACCTCTGTCGTGCATGTCGTCTCCAGGAACCGTGTCCGGCGCGCCCGCCTCTCGCGAGGTGCGAGGGCGGAGCACGCCGCCCCTTGAGGGATGGCCACCCGGATGATTCCCGACTACCAGGCGGGTTTCTGGCGAGGGCCCGCTCGTCCGGCCGCCCTCCAACGCGGGAAACGGACGGATTCGGGCGTTACCGCGTCAGGTTCTCCCCTTGTTGGCCGGAGGTTGACGACTGGCCCTGTTCCCGCGTGGGGACCTGGGGAGGCGCCTGGAGGCCCGCCGCCGGTTCCCGCCACCGTATGGGGCCCGAGGCGAGGCCGGAGCCCAGCTCGACGGCGTAGGTGCCCTGGATCCAGGCGCCATTGGGGCCCGCCCGCAGCGGATTGCCCGTGCCGAGCGGCATGAACATCAAGCCGCTGTACTGGGGCGGCGGGTACGGGACGCGGAAGTCCTGCCGCAACCACTGGTCTCCCTGAGCATGGGTGCGCTGCGGGTGGGCGAGCTGCGCACCAGGCGACGCTTCACCAGAGCCGCCCGTGCCCGGCACCTGCTCGTTGGTCTCGAACAACGAGGAGCTGGAGACGAAATGGGAGCGAGCCCTTCCCGTCTCGTCCTGGGCCTGCTCGGAGTAGTAGTCCTCCTGGGCCGTCATGGCCCATTTCCGCCCGGCATCGTTGCACCCGGTGAGCAACGCCCCCGTGGCGAGCACGCTCACCACTCCCAGCTTCACACCCCTCTTCGACATGACCGCCTCCCTGTCTTCGTCCGTTCCTTATGGACAGGGGTGGTCATGCGAGCGGGAGGCCGGTAGCGGCGAGCGGGTATGCGAGGGGACGAGACCCTCACCCCGTCCCTCTCCCAGGGGGAGAGGGGGTGGATGCTCCCTCACCTTCCGGGGGACTACTTGCGGCGCGCCGGGGCCTTCTTCGCCGGAGTCTTCTTCGGGGCGGCGATCCTGGCGGCCGGAGCGGCCTTCTTCGCCGGGGCCTTCTTCGCTGGAGCCTTCTTCTGGACCGGCTCGCCCTCTTCCGCCCCCGCGCCTCCCTTCAACGTCTGGAGGATGTCCTGCACGTGGCCCTGCACCTTCACCTTGGGCCACACGCGAGCCACCTTGCCCTCGGTGTCGATGAGGAACGTGGCGCGCGTGATGCCCATGAACGTCCGGCCATACAGCGACTTCTCGCCCCACACGCCATAGGACTCGGCCACCTGGTGCCCGGTGTCCGCGAGCAGCGGGAAGGGCAGCGAGAACTTCGTGGCGAACTTCTGGTGGCTCCGGGTGTCATCCGGCGACACGCCCAACACCACCGCCCCGGCCTCCTGGAGCGCCGAGTGCTCGTCCCGGAAGTCACACGCCTCCCGCGTGCAGCCCGGGGTGTCGTCCTTCGGGTAGAAGTAGAGGACGACGTTCTTCCCCCGGAGCTGGGAGAGCTTCACGTCGTTGCCGTTCTGGTCCTGCAGCTGGAAGTCGGGAGCCGGGTTGCCTGTCCGCGGAATGGGCATGGTGCGCGCTTGGATAACCCATCCCCGCGGCTGCGCAAGCCCGACTTTTCCGGTCACCTCGGGTGGGCGTGTCCGTCCATCGGATGACCGTGCTCGTCCAACGAGGGAGAACCACCATCCGGCACACCTGGCCTCGACAGGGGCCGGCGTGGCGGCGGAGTGCTCCGGAGCTCGCGCAGGACGGCGAGCCGCCGCTCTGCCTCGGGCCTCGCCTTGGAGTCTCGCGGTACGGACTCCAGCTCGGCGATGACGGCGTCCCAGGCCGGGTCCCTCGGAGGGACACCGCGCTCGACCAGGGCGGCGTAGCTCGCCTCGGCGCGGGCGAGCCGCTCGGGCCCCTCGTCCTTCCGGCAGGCCCCCCCGGCCAGCACGAGGCCCACCAGGAGCGGCACCAGGGCCAGACGTTTTCGGTAGATGAGCGACATGTGCAACCCTCCTGCTGGCCTCGGACACCAAGGGGGGGTAGGGTGTACCCTCGTGTCGCCCCTCTTCTTCGCATTCCTGATTGGTCTCGGCCAGGGCCTGCTCCACGCGGTGGGGCCGGACCACTGCGCCGCCATGGCCACGCTCGGCACGCTGGGCCCGTCCCGCCGCCGCGCCACCCTGCTCGTCGCGCTGCGCTTCGCCGTGGGACACGCGGCGGTGCTCGGTGGAGTGGCCACCTTCTGCCTCCTGGCGGGCGTGGGCCTCTCCGAGACGTTCGAGCGCTGGGCGGAGGTGTTCGGCGGCGTGGTGCTGGTGGCGCTGGCCGTCACCGCCTTCCTCTTCCCCAACGTGCTGCGCCACGGCCACCCCCACCTGCCCGGTCACACGCAGGAGCCCCACTCCCACATGCATGACTCGCACATGCATGACCGGGTGAGCACCGCCGCTGGAGCCCTCATGGCCGTCAGCGGGGTGCGCTCGCTGCTGCTGGCCCTGCCCCCTCTGCTGGTGGGCGGCAGCCTGCAGTCCTCCGGGTGGACGTACCTCCCCGGTTTCGCGTTCGGCATCCTCGTGGGCATGGGCGCGGTGGGCCTCGTCTTCGCCGAGGGCCTCTCCCGCCTGGGCTCGGAGCTGGCCGAGCGGCTCCAGCGCGTCGTGGCCGTGGGCTCCGCCGCGCTCGGCCTCTTCTGGATCGTCAGCCGCCTCTGAGCGGCCCGGTGAGGTGTCACCCCCGCCGGGGTGGCACCCGCTAGCTGCGCTGCTCGAGGATGCCCAGCGACATCATCGCCACCAGGTAGCCGTAGACGACCTGGTCTGGGCGGTTGGCGTAGGCGAGCAACTCCCCCACGGTCCGGTTGCCGTCGATCCTCGGCAGCAGCTCCGCCTCCCACCGCTCCAGCTCCACCTCGTGCAGCTGATAGGCCGGGGCCACGGAGGGGATGAGCCGGTCCTCGGGCCGCAACATGCGGCGCAGGCGCTCGGGCTTGTAGAGCTTCTTGATGCCCCGGACGATGAGGTTGGCCGGGTGCACGTCCAGCTTGATGGACTCGGCGGAGGCCTTCTCCTTGAAGCTCATCACGTAGGTGCCGTCCTCCCACGAGAAGAGCGAGTAGATGATGGCCTTCACCTGCTGGCCCACGTAGTACAGGCGCTCGGTGTCCTTGAGCAGGCCGCGCTCCACCAGCACGTCACCGGTGCGCCGGTTGCTCGCCGAGGCCACCGCCGAGGCGTCCTCGAGCTGCTCGGGTTTGATCTTCCCCACGCGCACCAGGAACTGGCCGAAGCGGTCCGCCAGCAGGTTGGAGAGGGCGAACACCGGGGTGCCGCGCTCGAAGTAGACGACCTTGCGCACCTTGCCGCGCTGCACACCCAGCTCGCCCGTCTCACGCGACAGGTAGAAGGCGGTGAGGAGCGAGGGCAGGTTGTCCTTGAGCTCGCCGCGGCGGTGGCCCGGGGAGCCCGCGCCCACGGGGAGCGGATCCGGCGGGCGGCCCGGCACGGGCGGGCGCACCAGGGTGGCCGACACCTTGTGCAGGGGCGTGGCGGTGAGGTTGGCGCCGCGGATTTCGGCGGTGAGGTTGTCGCCGCCCGTCACCTTGATGCGGCCCGTCAGCTCCATCGCGTCCTGGGGGCCCTCCTCCTCGACGTCGATGTCGAGCTCCACGTCGAAGTCGTCCTCCGTGGAGGCCGGGGGCGCGGCCGTCTTGTCCACGGGGGTCAGCTTCTGCACCGCCTCCAGCAGCTTGGCGGCCTCGAAGGGCTTCTCGAAGTAGCCGGCGGCCGCGTACTTCTGCCGCGCCTCCATGGCGTGCTTGCCGCCCTTGAAGACACCGGTGATGAAGATGAGGGGGAGCTGGGGCTGATCCTTCCGCAGCGCGTCCGCCAGGTGGTAACCCATCATGTCGGGAAGCAGGATGTCGAGTACGGCCACGGCGGGCGGCTGGGCCCGGGAGACCTCGACCGCCTGCTTGCCCTTGCTCGCTCCGACCACCTCGTAACCTGCGTCTTCGAAGAGCTGGGTGAGGAGGGTGAGCAGCTCCTGGTTGTCATCGACCACGAGGATTCGGGGGGCCATCGCGGGCCCACCCTACCAAAAGCCCGAGCTTCCGTAAGAGCTTGTCTTCCCAATGGGTGCATCCCGCCCGCCGGGCGGATAGGTTGGGAGCGCTCCATGAAGATCGCCCCCCCGACCCGTAGCATGTTGTCGCGCCTGGCCCTCTCACTCACCCTGCTCCTGCCGGTGGCGGCCCGAGCCCAGGACGGGGGCCGTCCGGACTCGGGCATCCTGTACGACGTCCCGGACGCCTCGGTGGGCAACGGGGGCGCGGATCGTGACAA contains:
- the nagZ gene encoding beta-N-acetylhexosaminidase; the protein is MSNALYRDCARLFMVGFPGPRIDDDFAALMDDGIFGAILFKRNVGTAQETAALCRDIKSRARRPFILSVDQEGGRVARLRDVPFTTLPPMRELGQRGDLVLVERMGRLLAHELRAVGFDWDFAPVLDVDTNPTNPVIGDRSFSRDPDEVGRMGVALARGLEAGGVASCGKHFPGHGDTTSDSHLTLPRLPHDMERLRRVELVPFRAFAQAGLASLMTAHVLFDALDLKVPATMSHRVLHGVLREELGFDGVLVSDDLEMKAIADHYSVEEAAVQGTLAGVDLFLVCHQADVQRRAIEALVRAVESGRVPRARIEEAHRRLARLEARFARGPEDRLATLGDAQHRALAEGLASSFSGKDPTEVMLASRPV
- the bcp gene encoding thioredoxin-dependent thiol peroxidase, which encodes MPIPRTGNPAPDFQLQDQNGNDVKLSQLRGKNVVLYFYPKDDTPGCTREACDFRDEHSALQEAGAVVLGVSPDDTRSHQKFATKFSLPFPLLADTGHQVAESYGVWGEKSLYGRTFMGITRATFLIDTEGKVARVWPKVKVQGHVQDILQTLKGGAGAEEGEPVQKKAPAKKAPAKKAAPAARIAAPKKTPAKKAPARRK
- a CDS encoding response regulator, translating into MAPRILVVDDNQELLTLLTQLFEDAGYEVVGASKGKQAVEVSRAQPPAVAVLDILLPDMMGYHLADALRKDQPQLPLIFITGVFKGGKHAMEARQKYAAAGYFEKPFEAAKLLEAVQKLTPVDKTAAPPASTEDDFDVELDIDVEEEGPQDAMELTGRIKVTGGDNLTAEIRGANLTATPLHKVSATLVRPPVPGRPPDPLPVGAGSPGHRRGELKDNLPSLLTAFYLSRETGELGVQRGKVRKVVYFERGTPVFALSNLLADRFGQFLVRVGKIKPEQLEDASAVASASNRRTGDVLVERGLLKDTERLYYVGQQVKAIIYSLFSWEDGTYVMSFKEKASAESIKLDVHPANLIVRGIKKLYKPERLRRMLRPEDRLIPSVAPAYQLHEVELERWEAELLPRIDGNRTVGELLAYANRPDQVVYGYLVAMMSLGILEQRS